The following are encoded together in the Pan troglodytes isolate AG18354 chromosome 6, NHGRI_mPanTro3-v2.0_pri, whole genome shotgun sequence genome:
- the NPTX2 gene encoding neuronal pentraxin-2, translated as MLALLAASVALAVAAGAQDSPAPGSRFVCTALPPEAVHAGCPLPAMPMQGGAQSPEEELRAAVLQLRETVVQQKETLGAQREAIRELTGKLARCEGLAGGKARGAGATGKDTMGDLPRDPGHVVEQLSRSLQTLKDRLESLEHQLRANVSNAGLPGDFREVLQQRLGELERQLLRKVAELEDEKSLLHNETSAHRQKTESTLNALLQRVTELERGNSAFKSPDAFKVSLPLRTNYLYGKIKKTLPELYAFTICLWLRSSASPGIGTPFSYAVPGQANEIVLIEWGNNPIELLINDKVAQLPLFVSDGKWHHICVTWTTRDGMWEAFQDGEKLGTGENLAPWHPIKPGGVLILGQEQDTVGGRFDATQAFVGELSQFNIWDRVLRAQEIVNIANCSTNMPGNIIPWVDNNVDVFGGASKWPVETCEERLLDL; from the exons ATGCTGGCGCTGCTGGCCGCCAGCGTGGCGCTCGCCGTGGCCGCCGGGGCCCAGGACAGCCCGGCGCCCGGTAGCCGCTTCGTGTGCACGGCACTGCCCCCAGAGGCGGTGCACGCCGGCTGCCCGCTGCCCGCGATGCCCATGCAGGGCGGCGCGCAGAGTCCCGAGGAGGAGCTGAGGGCCGCGGTGCTGCAGCTGCGCGAGACCGTCGTGCAGCAGAAGGAGACGCTGGGCGCGCAGCGCGAGGCCATCCGCGAGCTCACGGGCAAGCTAGCGCGCTGCGAGGGGCTGGCGGGCGGCAAGGCGCGCGGCGCGGGGGCCACGGGCAAGGACACTATGGGCGACCTGCCGCGGGACCCCGGCCACGTCGTGGAGCAGCTCAGCCGCTCGCTGCAGACCCTCAAGGACCGCCTGGAGAGCCTCGAG CACCAGCTCAGAGCAAACGTGTCCAATGCTGGGCTGCCCGGCGACTTCCGCGAGGTGCTCCAGCAGCGGCTGGGGGAGCTGGAGAGGCAGCTTCTGCGCAAGGTGGCAGAGCTGGAGGACGAGAAGTCCCTGCTGCACAATGAGACCTCGGCTCACCGGCAGAAGACCGAGAGCACCCTGAACGCGCTGCTGCAGAGGGTCACCGAGCTGGAGCGAG GCAACAGCGCCTTTAAGTCACCAGATGCATTCAAGGTGTCCCTCCCGCTCCGCACAAACTACCTATACGGCAAGATCAAGAAGACGCTGCCTGAGCTGTACGCCTTCACCATCTGCCTGTGGCTGCGGTCCAGCGCCTCACCAGGCATTGGCACCCCCTTCTCCTATGCGGTGCCGGGGCAGGCCAACGAGATCGTGCTGATCGAGTGGGGCAACAACCCCATCGAGCTGCTCATCAACGACAAG GTTGCGCAGCTGCCCCTGTTTGTCAGTGACGGCAAGTGGCACCACATCTGTGTCACCTGGACGACACGGGATGGCATGTGGGAGGCATTCCAGGACGGAGAGAAGCTGGGCACTGGGGAGAACCTGGCCCCCTGGCACCCCATCAAGCCTGGGGGCGTGCTGATCCTTGGACAAGAGCAG GACACCGTAGGGGGTAGGTTTGATGCCACTCAGGCATTTGTCGGGGAGCTCAGCCAGTTCAACATATGGGACCGCGTCCTTCGCGCACAAGAAATTGTCAACATCGCCAACTGCTCCACAAACATGCCGGGCAACATCATCCCGTGGGTGGACAATAACGTCGATGTGTTCGGAGGGGCCTCCAAGTGGCCCGTGGAGACGTGTGAGGAGCGTCTCCTTGACTTGTAG